One genomic region from Drosophila subpulchrella strain 33 F10 #4 breed RU33 chromosome 2R, RU_Dsub_v1.1 Primary Assembly, whole genome shotgun sequence encodes:
- the LOC119549895 gene encoding troponin C, with product MENIDEDLTPEQIAVLQKAFNSFDHQKTGSIPTEMVADILRLMGQPFDRQILDELIDEVDEDKSGRLEFEEFVQLAAKFIVEEDDEAMQKELREAFRLYDKQGNGYIPTSCLKEILKELDDQLTEQELDIMIEEIDSDGSGTVDFDEFMEMMTGE from the exons ATGGAGAACATT GATGAAGACCTGACCCCCGAGCAGATTGCCGTTCTGCAGAAGGCTTTCAACAGCTTCGATCACCAGAAGACCGGCAGTATCCCCACTGAAATGGTGGCCGATATCCTGCGTCTTATGGGTCAGCCCTTTGACAGGCAGATCCTTGACGAGCTGATCGATGAGGTCGATGAGGACA AGTCTGGTCGCCTGGAGTTCGAGGAGTTCGTCCAGCTGGCCGCCAAGTTTATCGTGGAGGAGGACGATGAGGCCATGCAGAAGGAGCTGCGCGAAGCTTTCCGCCTGTACGACAAGCAGGGCAATGGCTACATTCCCACCTCCTGCCTGAAGGAGATCCTCAAGGAGCTGGACGACCAGCTGACCGAACAGGAACTGGACATCATGATTGAGGAAATCGATTCCGATGGCTCTGGCACCGTTGATTTCGATG AATTCATGGAGATGATGACTGGCGAGTAA
- the LOC119551386 gene encoding glycine-rich cell wall structural protein isoform X1, with translation MALKWALLITTLAVAQTAKLDNKYLPPPASAASAGGSPGAGLQGPGGGFGGGGGGSGGGFGGGGGPGGGGFGGGGGAGGGGFGGGNNGLGGFANGRPIAPGGGGPPAPRPSSPGGGGGGGAPPASGPPIPILSFVNENDGDGNYRFSYETGNGIKAQEEGTVKNKGSPNEIPSVMGSYSYTNPEGELVEIMYTADENGFVPSGNALPTPPPIPEAIAKSLAAQGISVLPGGGFSGGSGGQGAGVGGGGGSGYGGGSGFGGGGAGGGGAGGGAGAGGGYGSGGGGGRGGAPGGPGAPGGGGFGGQGGGGGYGGAGGGAGRGGSPGGPGAPGGGGFGGAGGAGGGYGGGAGGGAGGGRGGGGAPGAPGGGGFGGAGGAGGGYGGGGAPGAPGSPGGGGFGGQGGGGGFGGGAGRGGAPGAPGAPGGGGFGGAGGAGGGYGGGGGRGGGGAPGAPGSPGAGGFGGQGGAGGGYGAGGGGGRGGGGAPGAPGAPGSPGGGGFGGQGGGGGYGGGAGRGGAPGAPGSPGGGGFGGQGGGGGFGGGAGRGGGGGAPGGPGSPGGGGFGGAGGRGGAGGAPGSPGGPSYGGGAGGPGGGGGRPGAPGLPGGNQYVPPPAGGGAPGSPGRPGSGPPGTGSQYIPPPPGAPGGGRGNGEFNPQTGYSY, from the exons ATGGCTCTTAAATGG GCTCTGTTGATCACGACGTTGGCGGTGGCCCAAACAGCCAAGCTGGATAACAAATACCTGCCCCCACCGGCAAGTGCGGCCAGTGCAGGCGGCAGTCCGGGAGCAGGGCTCCAGGGACCAGGAGGTGGCTTCGGCGGAGGTGGCGGTGGATCCGGTGGTGGTTTTGGCGGAGGCGGAGGACCAGGTGGTGGCGGCTTtggaggaggtggaggagcaGGTGGTGGTGGCTTCGGGGGAGGTAACAACGGCCTGGGCGGCTTCGCAAACGGAAGACCCATCGCTCCTGGCGGAGGTGGTCCACCCGCTCCACGTCCCAGTTCAccaggtggtggtggtggtggtggtgctcctCCAGCCTCTGGACCACCGATCCCCATCCTCTCATTTGTTAATGAGAACGATGGCGATGGCAACTACCGCTTCAGCTACGAGACCGGAAATGGCATCAAGGCCCAGGAGGAGGGCACCGTGAAGAACAAGGGTTCCCCGAATGAGATCCCCTCCGTGATGGGATCCTACTCCTACACGAATCCCGAGGGCGAGCTCGTCGAGATCATGTACACGGCGGACGAGAATGGCTTTGTGCCCTCGGGCAACGCCCTGCCCACTCCACCACCCATCCCGGAAGCGATTGCCAAGTCTCTGGCTGCCCAGGGCATCTCCGTGCTGCCGGGTGGTGGATTTAGTGGAGGATCTGGAGGACAGG GTGCTGGTGTCGGTGGAGGCGGTGGTTCAGGCTATGGTGGCGGTTCAGGATTTGGAGGCGGTGGTGCTGGCGGCGGAGGAGCAGGTGGAGGAGCAGGCGCCGGCGGCGGATATGGATCAG GAGGCGGCGGCGGTCGTGGTGGAGCACCAGGTGGTCCAG GTGCGCCAGGTGGAGGTGGTTTTGGCGGCCAAG GAGGTGGTGGCGGCTATGGAGGAGCAGGTGGCGGTGCAGGTCGAGGCGGTTCTCCAGGAGGTCCCG GAGCTCCCGGTGGAGGAGGATTTGGTGGAGCCGGAGGAGCTGGCGGCGGATATGGAGGTGGAGCCGGAGGTGGAGCCGGAGGCGGCCGAGGTGGCGGTGGAGCACCAGGAGCTCCCG GCGGAGGAGGATTTGGTGGAGCCGGAGGAGCTGGCGGCGGTTACGGAGGCGGTGGTGCTCCAGGTGCTCCCG GATCCCCAGGAGGAGGAGGTTTCGGAGGTCAAG GCGGTGGTGGCGGATTCGGAGGAGGTGCCGGACGCGGTGGTGCTCCAGGTGCTCCAG gcGCTCCAGGTGGAGGAGGATTTGGTGGAGCCGGAGGAGCTGGCGGTGGATACGGAGGCGGCGGCGGTCGCGGAGGCGGTGGTGCCCCAGGAGCTCCCG GATCACCTGGCGCAGGAGGATTTGGTGGTCAAGGAGGAGCTGGCGGCGGATATGGAGCTGGTGGCGGCGGAGGCCGCGGCGGTGGTGGAGCACCAGGTGCCCCAGGAGCTCCAGGATCTCCAGGAGGAGGAGGTTTCGGAGGACAAGGAGGTGGTGGCGGATACGGTGGAGGCGCCGGACGTGGTGGTGCTCCAGGAGCTCCCG GCTCTCCAGGTGGCGGAGGATTCGGAGGTCAAG gtggtggtggaggatttggaggaggagctggacgcggtggtggtggtggagccCCAGGAGGTCCTG GCTCTCCAGGTGGAGGTGGATTTGGAGGAGCCGGCGGTCGCGGTGGTGCTGGAGGAGCACCTG GATCTCCAGGCGGACCTAGCTATGGCGGTGGTGCTGGTGGACCAG GAGGCGGCGGTGGACGTCCAGGAGCTCCAGGATTGCCCGGTGGCAACCAGTACGTTCCGCCCCCAGCCGGTGGCGGTGCACCTGGCTCGCCCGGAAGACCAGGATCAGGACCTCCAGGCACAGGATCGCAATACATTCCACCTCCCCCGGGAGCGCCTGGTGGAGGTCGTGGAAATGGAGAGTTTAATCCTCAGACAGGCTATAGTTATTAA
- the LOC119551386 gene encoding glycine-rich cell wall structural protein isoform X2, whose translation MALKWALLITTLAVAQTAKLDNKYLPPPASAASAGGSPGAGLQGPGGGFGGGGGGSGGGFGGGGGPGGGGFGGGGGAGGGGFGGGNNGLGGFANGRPIAPGGGGPPAPRPSSPGGGGGGGAPPASGPPIPILSFVNENDGDGNYRFSYETGNGIKAQEEGTVKNKGSPNEIPSVMGSYSYTNPEGELVEIMYTADENGFVPSGNALPTPPPIPEAIAKSLAAQGISVLPGGGFSGGSGGQGAGVGGGGGSGYGGGSGFGGGGAGGGGAGGGAGAGGGYGSGGGGGRGGAPGGPGAPGGGGFGGQGGGGGYGGAGGGAGRGGSPGGPGAPGGGGFGGAGGAGGGYGGGAGGGAGGGRGGGGAPGAPGGGGFGGAGGAGGGYGGGGAPGAPGSPGGGGFGGQGGGGGFGGGAGRGGAPGAPGGGGFGGAGGAGGGYGGGGGRGGGGAPGAPGSPGAGGFGGQGGAGGGYGAGGGGGRGGGGAPGAPGAPGSPGGGGFGGQGGGGGYGGGAGRGGAPGAPGSPGGGGFGGQGGGGGFGGGAGRGGGGGAPGGPGSPGGGGFGGAGGRGGAGGAPGSPGGPSYGGGAGGPGGGGGRPGAPGLPGGNQYVPPPAGGGAPGSPGRPGSGPPGTGSQYIPPPPGAPGGGRGNGEFNPQTGYSY comes from the exons ATGGCTCTTAAATGG GCTCTGTTGATCACGACGTTGGCGGTGGCCCAAACAGCCAAGCTGGATAACAAATACCTGCCCCCACCGGCAAGTGCGGCCAGTGCAGGCGGCAGTCCGGGAGCAGGGCTCCAGGGACCAGGAGGTGGCTTCGGCGGAGGTGGCGGTGGATCCGGTGGTGGTTTTGGCGGAGGCGGAGGACCAGGTGGTGGCGGCTTtggaggaggtggaggagcaGGTGGTGGTGGCTTCGGGGGAGGTAACAACGGCCTGGGCGGCTTCGCAAACGGAAGACCCATCGCTCCTGGCGGAGGTGGTCCACCCGCTCCACGTCCCAGTTCAccaggtggtggtggtggtggtggtgctcctCCAGCCTCTGGACCACCGATCCCCATCCTCTCATTTGTTAATGAGAACGATGGCGATGGCAACTACCGCTTCAGCTACGAGACCGGAAATGGCATCAAGGCCCAGGAGGAGGGCACCGTGAAGAACAAGGGTTCCCCGAATGAGATCCCCTCCGTGATGGGATCCTACTCCTACACGAATCCCGAGGGCGAGCTCGTCGAGATCATGTACACGGCGGACGAGAATGGCTTTGTGCCCTCGGGCAACGCCCTGCCCACTCCACCACCCATCCCGGAAGCGATTGCCAAGTCTCTGGCTGCCCAGGGCATCTCCGTGCTGCCGGGTGGTGGATTTAGTGGAGGATCTGGAGGACAGG GTGCTGGTGTCGGTGGAGGCGGTGGTTCAGGCTATGGTGGCGGTTCAGGATTTGGAGGCGGTGGTGCTGGCGGCGGAGGAGCAGGTGGAGGAGCAGGCGCCGGCGGCGGATATGGATCAG GAGGCGGCGGCGGTCGTGGTGGAGCACCAGGTGGTCCAG GTGCGCCAGGTGGAGGTGGTTTTGGCGGCCAAG GAGGTGGTGGCGGCTATGGAGGAGCAGGTGGCGGTGCAGGTCGAGGCGGTTCTCCAGGAGGTCCCG GAGCTCCCGGTGGAGGAGGATTTGGTGGAGCCGGAGGAGCTGGCGGCGGATATGGAGGTGGAGCCGGAGGTGGAGCCGGAGGCGGCCGAGGTGGCGGTGGAGCACCAGGAGCTCCCG GCGGAGGAGGATTTGGTGGAGCCGGAGGAGCTGGCGGCGGTTACGGAGGCGGTGGTGCTCCAGGTGCTCCCG GATCCCCAGGAGGAGGAGGTTTCGGAGGTCAAG GCGGTGGTGGCGGATTCGGAGGAGGTGCCGGACGCGGTGGTGCTCCAGGTGCTCCAG GTGGAGGAGGATTTGGTGGAGCCGGAGGAGCTGGCGGTGGATACGGAGGCGGCGGCGGTCGCGGAGGCGGTGGTGCCCCAGGAGCTCCCG GATCACCTGGCGCAGGAGGATTTGGTGGTCAAGGAGGAGCTGGCGGCGGATATGGAGCTGGTGGCGGCGGAGGCCGCGGCGGTGGTGGAGCACCAGGTGCCCCAGGAGCTCCAGGATCTCCAGGAGGAGGAGGTTTCGGAGGACAAGGAGGTGGTGGCGGATACGGTGGAGGCGCCGGACGTGGTGGTGCTCCAGGAGCTCCCG GCTCTCCAGGTGGCGGAGGATTCGGAGGTCAAG gtggtggtggaggatttggaggaggagctggacgcggtggtggtggtggagccCCAGGAGGTCCTG GCTCTCCAGGTGGAGGTGGATTTGGAGGAGCCGGCGGTCGCGGTGGTGCTGGAGGAGCACCTG GATCTCCAGGCGGACCTAGCTATGGCGGTGGTGCTGGTGGACCAG GAGGCGGCGGTGGACGTCCAGGAGCTCCAGGATTGCCCGGTGGCAACCAGTACGTTCCGCCCCCAGCCGGTGGCGGTGCACCTGGCTCGCCCGGAAGACCAGGATCAGGACCTCCAGGCACAGGATCGCAATACATTCCACCTCCCCCGGGAGCGCCTGGTGGAGGTCGTGGAAATGGAGAGTTTAATCCTCAGACAGGCTATAGTTATTAA